A genomic segment from Candidatus Korarchaeum cryptofilum OPF8 encodes:
- a CDS encoding dihydroorotate dehydrogenase electron transfer subunit gives MNSYQAYKVMRIIESEKLSEKVKKIVLEGNLGSSPGQYAMIWVPKVGEIPISIAREPKGETWILVAKVGKVSSAIHSLRIGEELWVRGPYGRGFSLRGGKCCLIGGGYGIAPLISLSERLGEMGNAKIRFYAGFKRREDVLLEDLLSSISDELIITTEDGSYGLKGRVVELVDFDWPEAIYSAGPEAMLVEVVREAIKRGIYAEVSMERLIRCSIGICGSCSLDPLGLLVCRDGPVFDARTLSMTEDFGRYWRGFDGRKLQIGGESIGMLLR, from the coding sequence TTGAACAGCTATCAGGCGTATAAAGTAATGAGGATAATTGAGAGTGAGAAGCTAAGTGAGAAGGTTAAGAAGATAGTCCTGGAAGGGAACCTCGGATCTTCCCCCGGCCAGTACGCGATGATCTGGGTCCCTAAAGTAGGCGAGATACCCATAAGCATAGCTAGGGAGCCTAAGGGTGAGACTTGGATTTTAGTGGCTAAAGTGGGTAAGGTGAGCTCAGCTATTCACTCCCTAAGGATCGGAGAGGAGCTATGGGTCAGAGGGCCATATGGGAGGGGTTTCAGCCTCAGGGGTGGGAAATGCTGCCTCATAGGGGGAGGCTACGGTATAGCTCCCCTCATATCACTATCTGAGAGGCTCGGGGAGATGGGAAATGCTAAGATAAGGTTTTATGCCGGCTTCAAGAGGAGAGAAGATGTTCTTCTCGAGGATTTACTCAGTTCTATTTCCGATGAGCTCATAATAACTACTGAGGATGGATCATATGGACTCAAGGGGAGGGTAGTTGAGCTGGTCGATTTCGATTGGCCTGAAGCGATATACTCGGCCGGCCCCGAGGCAATGCTAGTCGAGGTAGTGAGGGAGGCCATCAAGAGGGGCATATACGCCGAGGTCTCGATGGAGAGGTTGATAAGGTGCTCTATCGGGATCTGCGGATCCTGCTCTCTGGATCCTCTAGGCCTCCTAGTCTGCAGGGACGGGCCTGTCTTCGATGCGAGGACCCTCAGCATGACGGAGGACTTCGGGAGATACTGGAGGGGTTTCGATGGGAGGAAGCTTCAGATAGGAGGTGAATCGATTGGCATGCTTCTGCGGTAA
- the pyrI gene encoding aspartate carbamoyltransferase regulatory subunit encodes MKEELVVRRISDGTVIDHIPAGRALRVLKLLGITGERDGVVALVMNVPSKKLGKKDIVKIEGRELSKEEVDKISLIAPSATINIIRNFEVASKRRVELPRRVVGILRCLNPNCVTNAPREAVEPSFTLISESPLRMVCEYCGEYLREEDIIEQLSGV; translated from the coding sequence ATGAAGGAGGAGCTTGTGGTGAGGAGGATATCTGACGGAACCGTCATAGATCATATACCGGCTGGGAGAGCTCTGAGGGTACTCAAGCTCTTAGGGATAACTGGGGAAAGGGATGGTGTCGTGGCTCTCGTGATGAACGTTCCCAGCAAGAAGTTGGGTAAGAAGGACATAGTTAAGATAGAGGGAAGGGAGCTGAGCAAGGAGGAGGTTGATAAGATATCCTTGATAGCCCCATCGGCCACCATAAACATAATCAGGAACTTCGAAGTAGCTTCAAAGAGGAGGGTCGAGCTCCCGAGGAGAGTCGTAGGGATATTGAGGTGCTTAAACCCTAATTGCGTCACTAACGCCCCTAGGGAGGCAGTTGAACCATCATTCACACTCATATCCGAGAGCCCTCTGAGGATGGTCTGCGAGTACTGCGGGGAGTACTTGAGAGAGGAGGATATAATTGAACAGCTATCAGGCGTATAA
- the pyrB gene encoding aspartate carbamoyltransferase encodes MSLRGKDIISISDIKRSDLERIFRVASSRFQGDELKGKIIAMAFFEPSTRTRFSFETATLRLGGNYIGFEAAQSTSLAKGESFSDTIRMLDSYADGIVVRHSLEGAAKLAAELAEAPVINAGDGTKNHPTQAMIDLYTIWKERGNLDNLTYGVLGDLRYGRAAASFLKALNLYSPKKVYLICPEGLRPKQELLDSLKMPWEFSDLKDALPELDVLYVTRVQKERFPDPSEYERVKGSYKVDSSILKDAKEGLMILHPLPRVDEISLDVDSTPYAYYFKQAANGVPVRMALLSEVIP; translated from the coding sequence ATGAGTCTGAGGGGTAAGGATATAATCTCAATTTCCGATATAAAGAGGAGCGATCTTGAGAGGATCTTCAGAGTCGCTTCATCGAGGTTTCAGGGGGATGAGCTCAAGGGGAAGATAATAGCGATGGCCTTCTTCGAACCGAGCACCAGGACTAGGTTCAGTTTCGAGACAGCTACCCTGAGACTGGGTGGCAATTATATAGGTTTTGAAGCCGCACAGTCCACATCCCTGGCTAAAGGTGAGAGCTTCTCAGATACCATAAGGATGCTGGATTCTTACGCTGATGGTATAGTTGTCAGGCATAGCTTGGAGGGGGCAGCTAAACTCGCAGCAGAGCTAGCTGAAGCCCCCGTTATAAATGCGGGGGATGGGACGAAGAACCATCCTACTCAGGCTATGATAGATCTCTACACGATATGGAAGGAGAGGGGCAATTTGGACAACTTAACTTACGGTGTGCTGGGAGATTTAAGGTATGGAAGGGCTGCTGCTAGCTTTTTAAAAGCTCTCAACCTTTACTCCCCGAAAAAAGTTTATCTAATATGTCCAGAGGGGCTGAGGCCTAAACAGGAACTTCTGGACTCCCTTAAGATGCCATGGGAGTTCTCAGATCTGAAAGATGCTCTACCTGAGCTCGATGTCCTATACGTAACTAGGGTCCAGAAGGAGAGGTTCCCAGATCCCTCGGAGTACGAGAGAGTCAAGGGCAGCTATAAGGTGGATTCATCTATCCTCAAGGATGCTAAGGAAGGGCTCATGATACTCCATCCCCTCCCAAGGGTCGATGAGATCTCCTTGGACGTGGATTCCACTCCTTACGCTTATTACTTCAAGCAAGCAGCTAACGGAGTTCCCGTGAGGATGGCACTATTATCGGAGGTGATACCATGA
- the pyrE gene encoding orotate phosphoribosyltransferase, whose product MDAHELGIILISRGMLKFGEFTLTSGKKSNIYVDLRPLPSFPEEFMKIATEMSKRMNGDFGICGVAVGGLPLATAVAIISRRPLIYVRKEKKEHGTESLLEGSLNMRSYVIIDDVATTGGSILNAARIVRNYGPDVKEAWVVVDRMQGAAESLKEEGIELKSLATLPDIVKLVLDSLPERERSYALKYLGEVGV is encoded by the coding sequence ATGGACGCTCATGAGTTGGGGATCATACTCATCTCGAGGGGCATGCTGAAGTTCGGGGAGTTCACACTCACATCCGGGAAGAAGAGCAATATATACGTTGATCTGAGGCCTCTCCCATCTTTCCCAGAGGAATTCATGAAAATAGCTACGGAGATGTCAAAGAGAATGAACGGGGATTTCGGTATATGCGGGGTCGCTGTAGGCGGGCTTCCACTGGCCACGGCTGTTGCGATTATATCCAGAAGGCCCCTAATATATGTGAGGAAGGAGAAGAAGGAGCATGGGACTGAGAGCCTCCTGGAAGGGTCCCTGAACATGAGGAGCTACGTCATAATAGATGATGTGGCCACGACGGGGGGCTCCATACTTAACGCCGCGAGGATCGTTAGGAACTATGGACCGGATGTCAAGGAGGCTTGGGTAGTGGTAGATAGGATGCAGGGAGCGGCTGAGAGCCTGAAGGAAGAGGGTATAGAATTGAAGAGCCTCGCGACCCTCCCTGACATAGTGAAGCTTGTTCTGGATTCCCTCCCGGAGAGGGAGAGGTCTTATGCCCTCAAATACTTAGGGGAGGTGGGAGTATGA
- a CDS encoding orotidine 5'-phosphate decarboxylase / HUMPS family protein, producing the protein MKDYIADRGTYGRVPIGSKLSSRCSSLDSRLILALDFPSRDVRGILSELQSLAVGVKVGFPITLSLGFDGVREIIRDFPDYYWIADYKLADIPEVVQYILEGLERVGFDASIIHLFTGHRRYDVGMELIGVVAMSHPEAKFFRGNFEKLLDEAELLGVDGIVVGATRPEMIREARRRLPDVRIFSPGVGAQGAEPGSAIAAGADFEIVGRSILGSKNPRLEAMRVVEAQRGVIHGRS; encoded by the coding sequence ATCAAAGATTATATAGCGGATAGAGGAACTTATGGAAGGGTTCCGATAGGTAGCAAGCTCTCCTCTAGATGTTCTTCCCTCGATTCCAGGCTCATCCTAGCCCTGGACTTCCCATCTAGGGATGTCAGGGGAATACTGAGTGAACTTCAGAGCCTAGCTGTAGGAGTGAAAGTTGGCTTTCCCATAACTCTCTCCCTGGGATTCGATGGGGTAAGAGAAATCATAAGGGATTTCCCGGATTACTACTGGATCGCTGATTACAAGCTAGCTGACATACCCGAGGTAGTTCAGTACATCCTCGAGGGATTGGAGCGGGTGGGCTTCGATGCCTCGATAATACACCTCTTCACCGGCCATAGGAGGTACGATGTCGGGATGGAATTGATAGGGGTCGTAGCTATGAGCCATCCGGAGGCGAAGTTCTTCAGGGGAAATTTCGAGAAGTTGTTAGATGAAGCTGAGCTCTTAGGAGTTGATGGAATAGTTGTAGGAGCTACTAGGCCGGAGATGATAAGAGAGGCTAGGAGGAGGCTCCCAGACGTGAGGATATTCTCCCCCGGAGTGGGAGCTCAGGGGGCTGAACCCGGTTCAGCTATAGCTGCTGGAGCGGACTTCGAGATAGTGGGGAGGAGCATCCTGGGGAGCAAGAATCCGAGGCTTGAAGCTATGAGAGTTGTAGAAGCTCAGAGGGGTGTAATCCATGGACGCTCATGA
- a CDS encoding adenylosuccinate synthase: MPAIVVVGMQFGDESKGAVVDFLAEWADLVVRYNGGSNAGHTVVVGGRKYKFHLVPSGALRGKKCVIGAGVAFDPEVFMEEINELRKEVGNVDLIVSMKATLLLPYHKELDAATAGESLGTTKRGIGPAYQDKMARISGLKVRDLLSEDFPEKLRRVVKVKEAELRNAGVLKGDIDEYLGEILRRAETWREFLRPFVGEDHIEVNDAIAMGKLVIFEGAQGTMLDVDHGTYPYVTSSSTIAGGACTGVGVSPLSIDAVLGVSKAYTSRVGAGPFPTELFGREADMIRERGGEYGTTTGRPRRVGWLDLPMLKYSTLINGIGYVALRKLDVLSGLGKLKVAVAYEIDGKEFKIAPPYVDELQRAKPVYEELEGWKELDWRSIVKEGWEKIPEEMKAYIEFIERELNAKIVMIGLGPEREMTVVSPALRELIRPAAGLHHGGSKII; the protein is encoded by the coding sequence ATGCCCGCGATAGTCGTCGTTGGGATGCAGTTCGGGGATGAGAGCAAGGGCGCTGTTGTGGACTTTCTGGCGGAATGGGCGGATCTAGTAGTGAGGTATAACGGTGGGAGTAACGCTGGCCATACCGTAGTAGTTGGGGGGAGGAAGTACAAGTTTCACTTAGTCCCCTCAGGTGCCCTGAGAGGGAAAAAATGCGTTATAGGTGCGGGAGTAGCCTTCGATCCTGAAGTATTCATGGAGGAGATAAATGAATTGAGGAAAGAGGTTGGGAATGTTGATCTTATCGTTTCCATGAAGGCGACGCTCCTCCTACCCTACCATAAGGAGCTCGATGCAGCTACAGCTGGGGAATCCCTCGGAACCACGAAGAGGGGGATAGGGCCCGCATATCAGGATAAGATGGCGAGGATATCCGGGCTAAAGGTTAGGGACCTCCTCTCCGAGGATTTCCCTGAGAAGTTGAGGAGAGTTGTGAAAGTGAAGGAAGCTGAGTTGAGGAACGCAGGCGTATTGAAGGGCGATATTGATGAGTATTTGGGTGAGATATTAAGGAGAGCTGAGACCTGGAGGGAATTCCTCAGGCCCTTCGTCGGTGAGGATCACATAGAGGTCAACGATGCTATAGCGATGGGGAAGCTAGTGATATTCGAGGGGGCCCAGGGGACCATGCTGGATGTGGATCACGGCACCTATCCTTACGTAACCTCATCTAGCACGATAGCTGGAGGGGCTTGCACGGGCGTCGGGGTGAGCCCCCTCTCAATAGATGCAGTACTGGGGGTCTCTAAAGCTTATACATCAAGAGTAGGGGCTGGGCCATTCCCAACGGAGCTCTTCGGACGTGAGGCCGATATGATAAGGGAGAGAGGTGGCGAGTACGGGACTACGACCGGGAGGCCGAGGAGAGTGGGGTGGCTGGACCTCCCCATGCTCAAGTACTCGACTCTGATAAATGGTATTGGGTACGTGGCCCTCAGGAAGCTGGATGTCCTCTCAGGCCTGGGGAAGCTGAAGGTGGCTGTGGCATATGAGATAGATGGGAAGGAGTTCAAGATAGCCCCGCCTTATGTGGATGAGCTGCAGAGAGCGAAGCCCGTGTACGAGGAATTGGAGGGATGGAAGGAACTAGATTGGAGATCTATAGTTAAAGAGGGATGGGAGAAAATTCCTGAGGAAATGAAAGCTTATATAGAGTTCATTGAGAGGGAATTGAATGCTAAAATTGTGATGATAGGCTTAGGGCCTGAGAGGGAGATGACCGTAGTGAGTCCAGCTTTGAGGGAGCTAATTCGGCCCGCGGCTGGACTTCACCATGGGGGATCAAAGATTATATAG
- a CDS encoding (Fe-S)-binding protein yields the protein MSELVVRESFPLLPPYTPPLMYAILIPITIVFLYGIYRIASRFELTKALRSLNLGSLSRGVKRVISQRRVIERTKGFPHLFLFLGTLVLFLGTVTVFLETDILRHFGIFILKDATYFTFEFIMDLFGLILILGIILLFPTREREGKLLLLGLLYIGLTGFLIESIRIHNMPNEASPYSFIGNLLSSYTGSLTGIYQALWWSHAILAFLMIAYLPYSNLLHSLTAIVTSSLEGDEPEFPKEPFLLQEIEDLESVKIGFEDPKELPWYEKYRLSACVKCGRCTDSCPSNIIGRPLSPKEVVIGLRASILGAEYELGDDTVWSCVACGACASSCPNYVSPFSFLMERRRKLVLDGKIDKKMGELINSLRRYKNSLSVPQRGRLSWLSSDEDPDYYIWVGCQYSFDPVGKKVVSRLVDLLRGAGLRIANLGELETCCGEPVRRLGEEGMFQEFALSNSEIFKELGVKKLLVLCPHGLTVFRKEYPRIIKDWNVEVISHVELLSDLINKGKLKVEKFDELTFHDPCNLARFNGIIEEPRSILRMTGAFREMRRRGKDTFCCGAGGANYWYQTGESLMAKERVKEAREAAKNIVVACPFCYAMLNDAIKGLGIEDMRVLEISELVSEASQKS from the coding sequence GTGTCGGAGTTGGTCGTAAGGGAGAGTTTCCCCCTGCTTCCACCATATACCCCTCCATTAATGTATGCCATTTTAATTCCTATAACTATAGTGTTCCTATATGGAATTTACAGAATAGCCTCAAGATTCGAGCTCACGAAGGCCCTGAGATCCCTGAATCTCGGCTCTCTATCGAGGGGAGTTAAAAGAGTAATAAGCCAGAGGAGAGTTATCGAAAGGACTAAGGGCTTTCCTCACCTCTTCCTCTTCCTTGGAACCCTCGTACTATTCTTGGGGACTGTGACAGTATTCCTAGAGACCGATATACTGAGGCACTTCGGTATATTCATACTCAAGGACGCGACGTACTTCACCTTCGAGTTCATCATGGATTTATTCGGATTGATCCTCATTCTTGGAATAATTTTACTATTCCCGACGAGGGAGAGGGAAGGGAAGCTCCTTCTATTAGGTCTGCTCTACATAGGGCTCACTGGATTCTTAATAGAGTCTATAAGAATCCATAACATGCCCAATGAAGCGTCTCCCTATTCCTTCATCGGGAATCTATTATCTAGTTATACAGGATCGCTCACGGGGATCTATCAAGCCTTATGGTGGAGTCACGCTATCCTAGCTTTCCTCATGATAGCTTATTTACCCTACAGCAACCTCCTCCACTCGCTCACAGCTATAGTAACGAGCTCCCTAGAGGGGGATGAGCCTGAGTTCCCCAAGGAACCCTTCCTCCTCCAGGAGATCGAGGATCTGGAGAGTGTAAAGATAGGATTTGAGGATCCGAAGGAACTGCCTTGGTATGAGAAGTATAGGCTCTCCGCATGCGTGAAATGCGGGAGATGCACCGACTCATGCCCATCCAATATCATAGGGAGACCTCTCTCCCCGAAGGAGGTCGTCATAGGATTGAGGGCATCCATACTGGGAGCTGAATATGAGCTCGGAGATGATACTGTCTGGTCCTGCGTTGCCTGTGGTGCATGCGCATCCTCATGCCCCAACTACGTGAGCCCCTTCAGTTTCCTGATGGAGAGGAGGCGCAAGCTCGTTTTGGATGGGAAGATAGATAAGAAGATGGGGGAGTTAATTAACAGCCTCAGGAGGTATAAGAACTCCCTATCCGTCCCGCAGAGAGGGAGATTGAGTTGGCTGAGCAGCGATGAGGATCCGGATTACTACATCTGGGTGGGCTGTCAATACTCCTTCGATCCCGTGGGGAAGAAGGTGGTGAGCAGGCTCGTGGATCTCCTGAGGGGCGCTGGCTTAAGGATAGCGAATCTAGGGGAGCTGGAGACGTGCTGCGGTGAGCCGGTGAGGAGGCTAGGTGAGGAAGGAATGTTCCAAGAATTCGCCTTATCGAATTCGGAGATATTCAAGGAGCTGGGTGTTAAGAAACTGCTCGTACTATGTCCTCATGGTCTCACGGTCTTCAGAAAGGAATATCCTAGGATAATAAAGGACTGGAATGTTGAAGTGATTTCGCATGTGGAGCTTCTCTCCGATCTAATTAATAAGGGCAAGCTTAAGGTTGAAAAGTTCGATGAGCTCACTTTCCACGATCCTTGCAACTTAGCTAGGTTCAATGGGATCATCGAGGAACCTAGATCCATCCTCAGGATGACGGGTGCGTTCAGGGAGATGAGGAGGAGGGGTAAGGATACATTCTGTTGCGGGGCTGGAGGAGCTAACTACTGGTATCAGACCGGTGAGAGCCTGATGGCTAAGGAGAGAGTTAAAGAGGCTAGGGAGGCAGCTAAGAATATAGTTGTAGCGTGTCCTTTCTGCTACGCGATGCTGAACGATGCTATTAAGGGCTTGGGGATCGAGGATATGAGAGTGCTAGAGATCTCGGAGCTCGTCTCGGAGGCGTCCCAAAAATCCTAA
- a CDS encoding NAD(P)/FAD-dependent oxidoreductase, with translation MEADLLVVGAGIFGLATAYHYLRENPGKSVLIVDRMGDVGQGATAKSAAAFRANLFTSQTNRLLAGSSVDFFLHVQEKEGHDLGIMKVGYLVLRSREQFERVSEVAKMLEKMGTVRIYRREELMEKLKMNYDFSGDEEAELLNIMNVDYGIFGFKCGYMDADKLAYYYRDRIREMGGDFQFNTKVERVIVEPEVKLGIPREPRAWQKVKFSGIETNKGVLKAKNLVLAAGGWSHLLLDPLGIDCISKPKKRQIFTVRPRTEEQRALLYNPNFNEEGVLPFTILPTEHYIRADKRDGTLWFALSDEMRPYSTDDEPEESFYYDNIYPIVVKYFPQLEGARVDNMWAGLYMINSVDHNPVVFRRANMVVATGDSGSGIMKGDAIGRISAALVQGKKEAELFGGEKIPTDRLEVVGRSLEPENFVF, from the coding sequence TTGGAGGCAGATCTGCTAGTAGTTGGGGCCGGGATCTTCGGCCTAGCAACTGCTTATCATTATCTGAGGGAGAATCCGGGGAAGAGTGTCCTTATAGTTGATAGGATGGGAGATGTCGGCCAGGGAGCGACTGCTAAGAGCGCAGCTGCCTTCAGGGCTAACCTATTCACATCCCAGACGAATAGGTTGTTGGCGGGATCCTCAGTAGATTTCTTCCTCCACGTTCAGGAGAAGGAGGGCCATGATCTTGGAATAATGAAAGTAGGTTACTTAGTGCTCAGGAGCAGGGAACAGTTCGAGAGAGTATCGGAAGTAGCTAAGATGCTGGAGAAGATGGGGACTGTCAGAATATACAGGAGAGAGGAGCTTATGGAGAAGCTTAAGATGAATTATGACTTCTCGGGTGATGAGGAAGCTGAGCTACTCAATATAATGAATGTGGATTACGGGATATTCGGTTTCAAGTGCGGTTACATGGATGCAGATAAGTTAGCTTACTACTACAGGGACAGGATAAGGGAGATGGGAGGAGACTTTCAGTTCAATACGAAGGTCGAGAGGGTGATAGTAGAGCCTGAGGTGAAACTTGGAATACCTAGGGAGCCCAGAGCTTGGCAGAAAGTTAAGTTCTCCGGTATTGAGACGAATAAAGGGGTTTTGAAGGCGAAAAATTTAGTTTTAGCTGCCGGTGGATGGTCCCATCTTTTACTAGATCCTCTGGGGATAGATTGCATATCTAAGCCCAAGAAGAGGCAGATATTCACGGTGAGGCCCAGGACTGAGGAGCAGAGGGCCCTCTTGTACAATCCAAACTTCAACGAAGAGGGAGTCCTCCCCTTCACGATACTCCCGACTGAGCATTATATAAGGGCAGATAAGAGAGATGGAACACTTTGGTTCGCATTATCTGATGAAATGAGGCCTTATTCGACGGATGACGAGCCAGAGGAGTCCTTCTACTATGATAATATCTATCCTATCGTTGTGAAGTACTTCCCGCAGCTGGAGGGGGCGAGAGTGGATAACATGTGGGCTGGCCTCTACATGATAAACTCCGTGGATCACAATCCCGTCGTCTTCAGGAGAGCTAATATGGTAGTGGCCACGGGCGACAGCGGTAGCGGTATAATGAAGGGGGATGCTATAGGGAGGATATCTGCAGCATTAGTTCAAGGTAAAAAGGAAGCTGAACTATTCGGGGGGGAAAAGATACCGACAGATAGGCTGGAAGTGGTCGGTAGATCACTGGAACCCGAGAATTTCGTTTTCTAA
- a CDS encoding tRNA uridine(34) 5-carboxymethylaminomethyl modification radical SAM/GNAT enzyme Elp3, protein MLRGASKSRIASGVAVVSIAARPFPCPHGRCIYCPGGGETPQSYVEMSPIVIRGSKLNYDPYLQVTQRLMDFSSIGVHPSKVELIIMGGTFNAQPFDYQEWFVKRALDAMNSYMGPEVRSRSLIEAQELNETSSVRCVAMTLETRPDWAMEDHVDKMLYLGFTRVELGVQSIYEDVLERVRRGHSTIDTIVATRILKDSAYKVGYHLMPGLPGSDLDRDLEALRIVLSDPSFRPDMLKIYPTLVIPGTPLYDMWRRGEYEGLTDEEFEEFLSKALPIIPRWVRLQHVQRDIPEGFIAAGPKRRNLRQIVEEKLLKIGTKVEEIRFREAGRVAHKGLSPDYSSTRIEVIEYEASGGTEFFLSVVDRNDVLIGILRLRIPSPLAHRWEVDERTSLIRELHVYGRMVPIGMSSGEEAQHRGYGASLVREAERISLELGMRKILVISGIGAREYFRKLGYEKVRGSFYMKKDLSG, encoded by the coding sequence ATGCTGAGAGGGGCCAGTAAATCCAGGATAGCCTCTGGCGTTGCTGTAGTATCGATAGCAGCCAGGCCATTCCCTTGCCCTCATGGGAGGTGTATATACTGCCCAGGCGGCGGGGAGACGCCTCAGAGTTACGTTGAGATGAGTCCTATAGTTATAAGGGGCTCCAAGCTGAATTACGATCCCTACCTCCAGGTGACCCAGAGGCTAATGGATTTCTCGAGCATAGGGGTGCATCCCTCCAAAGTGGAGCTCATCATAATGGGAGGTACTTTCAATGCCCAACCCTTCGATTACCAAGAGTGGTTCGTGAAGAGAGCATTAGATGCCATGAACTCCTACATGGGGCCGGAGGTCAGATCTAGGAGCTTGATAGAAGCTCAGGAGTTGAATGAAACCTCATCAGTTAGATGCGTCGCTATGACCCTGGAGACCAGGCCCGATTGGGCGATGGAGGATCATGTGGATAAGATGCTTTACCTAGGCTTCACTAGAGTGGAGCTAGGGGTCCAATCCATTTATGAGGACGTCCTGGAGAGGGTGAGGAGGGGCCACTCCACTATAGATACGATAGTGGCCACGAGGATCCTCAAGGATTCCGCTTATAAGGTGGGCTACCATTTAATGCCCGGGTTACCTGGAAGCGATTTGGATAGGGATCTAGAGGCCCTGAGGATCGTATTAAGCGATCCATCTTTCAGACCGGATATGCTGAAGATATATCCAACTCTCGTGATCCCCGGGACTCCGCTGTACGATATGTGGAGGAGGGGCGAGTATGAGGGTCTAACTGATGAGGAGTTCGAGGAGTTCCTGAGCAAGGCCCTCCCTATTATACCGAGATGGGTGAGGCTTCAGCATGTCCAGAGGGATATACCAGAGGGTTTCATAGCTGCTGGTCCTAAGAGGAGGAATTTGAGGCAGATAGTGGAGGAAAAGCTCCTGAAAATCGGTACAAAGGTTGAGGAGATAAGGTTCAGGGAAGCGGGCAGGGTAGCTCATAAGGGGCTCTCCCCGGATTATTCATCAACGAGGATCGAGGTTATAGAGTATGAAGCGAGCGGAGGGACTGAGTTCTTCCTCTCAGTTGTTGATAGGAATGACGTGCTCATCGGGATACTCAGATTGAGGATCCCCTCCCCTCTGGCCCACAGGTGGGAAGTGGATGAGAGGACGAGTCTGATAAGGGAGCTGCACGTTTACGGGAGGATGGTGCCAATAGGCATGAGCTCCGGAGAGGAAGCTCAGCACAGAGGATATGGAGCGAGCTTGGTGAGGGAAGCTGAGAGGATATCGTTGGAGCTGGGGATGAGGAAGATTCTGGTTATCTCTGGGATAGGGGCTAGGGAGTACTTCAGGAAGCTGGGATATGAGAAAGTGAGGGGATCCTTTTACATGAAAAAGGACCTCTCCGGATAA